The Armatimonadota bacterium genome includes the window ACCAGGGCCCTGGACGGCGCGGAAAAGGGCAGGGCCTCCACCAGGGCCCGCCCGCGGGTCCGGACGGTGGGGAGGTCCTCCGGCCGTACTCCTTCCCGCATGAGACGTCTCAGGAGCACGAGGGTACTGTCACGCACCCGTTCCAGGTCCCCGCGGCGGAGGGTCTCCGCGGCCAGCAGCGCCTGATCCCGGAGCCCCAGGCGTACCAGCTGTTCCCGGTGCTCCAGGTCCGTTCGCGGCCGGCGGGACCGGATGCCCCAGATGGCCTCAAAGGCCGTATGGACGGACCGCTCCGCTTCCCGGCTGAGCGTGGGATCCAGGCGGTAGACGGGGCGCACGGCCCCCGCGGCCTCCTCCCGCAGCCGCTCCGTCCGCTCCCAATCCACGTACTCCACGCTGCGGGGAGCCGCCACCTCGTAGGGGCTCACCATGCCCTCCCGGAGGGTGACGCGCGGGGGCAAGTACGGAACGGACCCCACCGCGCAGAGGACCAGCAGGAATCCTCCGAAAAGCAGGACCCGCCGCCAGGAGACCCGCACGGGGCGGGGGAGGTTCGTCCGAATCCGCTCCATGCCCTGTGGATTGTACCAGACCGGCTCCCCTGCGGATCACGTCCGGCCGAGCAGGTCCCGCAGCATCTGGATGACCCTGGGTCGATCCGAGGCCCGCCGCACCACCACCAGGATGGTGTCGTCCCCAGCCACGGTTCCCGAGATCTCCGGGATGCGGGCCTCGTCCAGGGCGATGGCCACCGCATTCGCCCGGCCGCTCAGGGTCTTCACGAGCACGATGGCATCCCCCTGGTCTACCTCCGTGACGAAGGCCCGGAAGGCGCTGCGCAGGTTCTCCTGGGCCGCGGGAGGCGGGAGAGCGTGCAGGACGTCCGGAGGCGCGTAGTGATACGTCCCACCCGGACCCGCCACCTTCACCAGACCCAGCCGTTTGATGTCCCGGGACACCGTGGCCTGCGTGACCCGGAGACCCCGCTGACGCAGCGCCCGCACCAGCTCCCTCTGGGTCGTCACAGGGCGCGACCGCACGATCTCCAGAATGGCCTGTTCCCGCTGATGCCGGGTCAAAGCCGCTCCCCGAGCAACCTCCCTTCCCGGTATGCCGTGTAGATGGGCGGAGGCTTGCACGCCCGCCGCCA containing:
- the argR gene encoding arginine repressor: MTRHQREQAILEIVRSRPVTTQRELVRALRQRGLRVTQATVSRDIKRLGLVKVAGPGGTYHYAPPDVLHALPPPAAQENLRSAFRAFVTEVDQGDAIVLVKTLSGRANAVAIALDEARIPEISGTVAGDDTILVVVRRASDRPRVIQMLRDLLGRT